The following proteins come from a genomic window of Triticum aestivum cultivar Chinese Spring chromosome 6A, IWGSC CS RefSeq v2.1, whole genome shotgun sequence:
- the LOC123130907 gene encoding RING-H2 finger protein ATL14-like, with amino-acid sequence MVLSAVLLAAGITLMLVVHILVVLWVLRRGMTARVAEHAEEEDAGLTAEELGELPCHDFKEGGPGECAVCLEAFMAGDRCMVLPRCEHGFHAECVSSWLRKSRLCPICRTEVAGAVAGEVVVEVAAA; translated from the coding sequence ATGGTGCTCTCGGCCGTCCTGCTCGCGGCAGGCATCACGCTGATGCTCGTCGTGCACATCCTCGTGGTCCTCTGGGTGCTGAGGCGGGGCATGACCGCCCGCGTCGCCGAGCACGCGGAGGAAGAAGACGCAGGCCTTACCGCCGAAGAGCTCGGCGAGCTGCCATGCCACGACTTCAAGGAAGGCGGCCCCGGCGAGTGCGCGGTGTGCCTGGAGGCGTTCATGGCCGGCGACCGCTGCATGGTGCTGCCGCGGTGCGAGCACGGGTTCCACGCCGAGTGCGTCAGCTCGTGGCTGCGCAAGAGCCGCCTGTGCCCCATCTGCCGCACCGAGGTGGCCGGCGCggtggccggcgaggtcgtcgtggAGGTCGCTGCTGCCTGA